Proteins encoded within one genomic window of Anopheles gambiae chromosome 3, idAnoGambNW_F1_1, whole genome shotgun sequence:
- the LOC3291850 gene encoding uncharacterized protein LOC3291850 isoform X2 translates to MSNVIKQWRKVDEQAQRDLASSEQDAQSVTSEESPYDTGYRSYRYGYRPSYNSDDEPEDDDEGEEDPYQELFMNAYRSAPQSSDEEEETTGEGCLSKVCNPDAKPLSLMEDWDLWDYMDESELKERLKDHPRLLEEITRKRKRRMLEEEDGATAREDDELCDVMNRAIKCVRTETPSLTS, encoded by the exons ATGAGCAATGTGATAAAGCAATGGCGGAAAG TAGATGAACAAGCCCAGCGAGACCTTGCTTCGTCCGAACAAGATGCCCAAAGCGTAACATCGGAAGAATCTCCCTACGACACAGGCTACCGAAGCTACCGCTATGGATACCGCCCGTCGTACAATTCCGATGACGAGCCGGAAGATGACGATGAGGGCGAGGAAGACCCGTACCAGGAGCTGTTTATGAATGCGTACCGCTCTGCACCGCAATCGTCGGACGAAGAGGAGGAAACGACCGGCGAGGGATGCCTGAGCAAAGTGTGCAATCCGGACGCAAAGCCACTCTCCCTGATGGAGGATTGGGATCTGTGGGATTACATGGACGAAAGTGAACTGAAGGAACGGTTAAAGGACCATCCACGGCTGCTGGAAGAGATTACCCGCAAACGAAAGCGGCGCAtgctggaggaggaggacggtgCGACGGCTCGCGAAGACGACGAGCTGTGCGATGTGATGAACCGGGCCATTAAGTGTGTCCGTACGGAAACGCCCAGTTTAACCAGTTAA
- the LOC5668301 gene encoding cation channel sperm-associated protein 1 translates to MAARCAFGSRNAPPGHSRNRILAVLCALALTLLLFGVTAVDGKRAFAIRMRSKSNHNTGSALGRNSRKNYHHMHQEGVGGMVRNPPVPDIQPPRPIGWSVDGHTNSHPIGPPPAYPGLGHHVVPGGGAPPAYSHSKINPPSYAEAVGHQHAYAAAAPLVGPRHYDYNHNSALYGDSNAIGSSYGSSYGYHHRGSSPFSMGSILTGAALWHVAHGIGHHHHHGHHHGEHGINSEEQHFYHHNHPAHHGEGETSTLPPEVENPHIQVNANFDFGPSPNPQEVQPAQGDSSSSSSSTTSVPSET, encoded by the coding sequence ATGGCCGCACGGTGTGCGTTTGGCAGTAGAAATGCCCCTCCGGGACACAGCAGGAATCGCATACTGGCAGTCCTGTGCGCTCTCGCCCTCACCCTGCTGCTGTTCGGCGTAACGGCAGTCGATGGCAAGCGTGCGTTTGCGATCCGGATGCGCAGCAAGAGCAACCACAACACGGGCAGCGCGCTGGGGCGCAATTCGCGCAAGAACTATCACCACATGCACCAGGAAGGTGTCGGTGGGATGGTGCGAAACCCACCCGTACCGGACATACAGCCGCCCAGACCGATCGGTTGGAGCGTGGACGGTCACACGAACAGTCATCCGATAGGGCCACCGCCGGCCTATCCGGGACTGGGGCATCACGTCGTCCCCGGCGGTGGTGCACCGCCCGCTTACTCACACTCCAAGATCAATCCGCCGAGCTACGCGGAAGCGGTAGGACATCAGCATGCGTACGCAGCGGCCGCACCACTCGTCGGACCGCGGCACTACGATTACAACCACAACAGTGCACTGTACGGGGATTCGAATGCGATCGGGTCCAGCTATGGGTCGAGCTACGGGTACCATCATCGCGGCTCGAGTCCGTTCAGCATGGGCAGCATTCTGACCGGGGCCGCCCTCTGGCATGTGGCGCACGGCATTgggcaccatcaccatcacggCCATCACCATGGTGAGCATGGCATCAACTCGGAGGAGCAGCATTTCTACCACCACAACCATCCAGCTCATCACGGGGAGGGCGAAACGAGTACGTTGCCGCCGGAGGTCGAGAATCCACACATCCAGGTTAACGCCAACTTTGACTTTGGCCCGTCACCCAACCCGCAGGAGGTACAGCCCGCTCAGggggacagcagcagcagcagcagcagtacgacCAGTGTGCCGAGTGAAACGTGA
- the LOC133394053 gene encoding uncharacterized protein LOC133394053, with amino-acid sequence MSIMCTIVSVVLASTLLLASIAFISASSTADGGQHQPGDQQLANHEPNEQGDIWELISAASFPPQSSSDRMRRYDRYRSRAHSHREEEDPLQAENSHVVVQVYSVDSDEQQLANESSPASIGTPIRSLKVENYATPKEQMDGKPTDRIERKVFPPVRNVQEKLDKVISSVEQPEQPEELLSERFFIDDAATKQQKGPNGGRYGGGGNPFDAQTDVESFEREMEQMPLKQAKSAYANSAPFFDYGEHTSQRMLDEFFALRNQDTLAARRSNYDWGEGQLRSRTLEDIEAQGRRVAAGRRKPSGDYQREEDMSYDRYADYAASQQRAGTQKLGRKQRATPSTHGQTHVLNKVPIVAYDGDGSLAPMSGQRSQQFERSRFHYSLPSMVYNPYAAWDPYHLNMLRWPQCGACQQNARALCTKCGLCADCCAHSKCTCGCLNG; translated from the exons ATGAGCATAATGTGCACGATAGTGTCCGTCGTTTTGGCCAGCACGCTTCTGCTGGCATCGATCGCTTTCATAAGCGCAAGCAGTACGGCGGACGGTGGGCAGCACCAACCCGGGGATCAGCAGCTGGCAAACCATGAACCGAACGAACAGGGCGACATTTGGGAGCTCATATCAGCCGCATCCTTTCCACCGCAGAGCTCGTCCGATCGGATGAGACGTTACGATCGCTACCGGAGCAGGGCGCACTCGCACAGGGAAGAGGAGGATCCGCTGCAGGCCGAAAATAGCCACGTGGTGGTGCAGGTTTACTCGGTCGATTCggacgagcagcagctggcGAACGAATCGTCACCAGCGTCGATCGGCACACCGATCCGCTCACTGAAGGTGGAGAACTACGCGACGCCCAAGGAGCAGATGGACGGCAAACCGACCGATCGGATCGAGCGGAAGGTCTTTCCACCGGTGCGCAACGTGCAGGAAAAGCTGGACAAGGTGATCTCCTCCGTCGAGCAGCCGGAACAGCCGGAGGAACTGCTCTCCGAACGGTTCTTTATCGACGATGCGGCTACGAAGCAACAGAAGGGACCGAACGGTGGACGGtatggcggtggcggcaatCCATTTGATGCTCAAACGGATGTAGAGAGTTTCGAAAGGGAAATGGAGCAGATGCCACTGAAGCAGGCCAAATCGGCGTACGCCAACTCGGCACCCTTTTTCGACTACGGCGAGCACACGAGCCAGCGGATGTTGGACGAGTTCTTTGCGCTGCGCAACCAGGACACGCTGGCGGCCCGCCGCTCCAACTATGACTGGGGCGAGGGACAGCTGCGGTCGCGCACGCTCGAGGACATCGAAGCCCAGGGCCGTCGGGTGGCGGCCGGGAGAAGGAAACCGTCCGGAGACTACCAGCGCGAGGAGGACATGAGCTACGATCGCTACGCAGACTATG CTGCCTCCCAACAGCGTGCCGGTACGCAGAAGCTGGGCCGCAAGCAACGGGCCACACCGTCAACGCACGGCCAAACGCACGTCCTCAACAAGGTGCCGATCGTCGCGTACGATGGTGATGGGTCGCTCGCACCGATGTCAGGCCAGCGGTCGCAGCAGTTCGAACGGTCCCGGTTCCACTACTCGCTCCCGTCGATGGTGTACAACCCGTACGCCGCCTGGGATCCGTACCATCTGAACATGTTGCGGTGGCCGCAGTGTGGCGCCTGCCAGCAGAATGCGCGCGCCCTCTGCACCAAGTGCGGGCTGTGTGCGGATTGCTGTGCGCACAGCAAGTGCACCTGCGGCTGCCTGAATGGCTAG
- the LOC133394054 gene encoding uncharacterized protein LOC133394054 has translation MFWKWLEDNFKYRRKCAIVFGRRRRNSVLEVSGSQKITQQQYRALLACIDYLEQHIGVYGLFVTGGSVTHVKRIFDKLKAGCPLLLDYLRSAHAPRECAMAFHQFLSLYQVQVLPQRCVDVVLGDVAGVPKRLIALDVLNLLHEEYDDTRLHFAKRYLQLMRRYTLYGYLRPTEVHAVITPYLVVPKIFRGPDLRTNMQAKSMTLLELLLLAQLLDDPSALSEQLQQACAAYWQSN, from the exons ATGTTTTGGAAATGGCTGGAGGACAACTTCAAGTACCGGCGAAAGTG CGCGATCGTGTTTGGCCGGAGGCGCCGTAACTCGGTGCTGGAAGTGAGCGGAAGTCAGAAGATcacccagcagcagtaccGTGCCCTGCTGGCCTGCATCGATTATCTGGAGCAAC ACATTGGCGTTTACGGGCTGTTTGTGACCGGCGGTAGCGTAACGCACGTGAAAAGAATATTCGACAAGCTGAAAGCTGGCTGTCCACTGTTGCTGGATTACCTGCGCTCGGCCCATGCCCCGCGGGAATGTGCGATGGCTTTCCATCAGTTCCTTTCGCTGTATCAGGTGCAAGTGCTTCCTCAGCGTTGTGTCGATGTCGTGCTGG GGGATGTGGCCGGCGTACCGAAGCGGCTGATCGCACTCGACGTGCTGAACCTGCTGCACGAAGAGTACGACGATACGCGCCTTCACTTTGCCAAGCGCTATCTGCAGCTGATGCGCCGCTACACCCTGTACGGCTATCTGCGGCCGACGGAAGTGCACGCCGTCATCACACCGTACCTGGTGGTGCCGAAAATATTCCGCGGCCCCGATCTGCGCACCAACATGCAGGCGAAATCGATGACGCTGTTGGAGCTGCTTCTGCTAGCACAGCTGCTGGACGATCCGTCGGCACTGTCGGAACAGCTACAGCAGGCTTGTGCCGCGTATTGGCAATCGAACTGA
- the LOC3291850 gene encoding uncharacterized protein LOC3291850 isoform X3, translating to MSNVIKQWRKDEQAQRDLASSEQDAQSVTSEESPYDTGYRSYRYGYRPSYNSDDEPEDDDEGEEDPYQELFMNAYRSAPQSSDEEEETTGEGCLSKVCNPDAKPLSLMEDWDLWDYMDESELKERLKDHPRLLEEITRKRKRRMLEEEDGATAREDDELCDVMNRAIKCVRTETPSLTS from the exons ATGAGCAATGTGATAAAGCAATGGCGGAAAG ATGAACAAGCCCAGCGAGACCTTGCTTCGTCCGAACAAGATGCCCAAAGCGTAACATCGGAAGAATCTCCCTACGACACAGGCTACCGAAGCTACCGCTATGGATACCGCCCGTCGTACAATTCCGATGACGAGCCGGAAGATGACGATGAGGGCGAGGAAGACCCGTACCAGGAGCTGTTTATGAATGCGTACCGCTCTGCACCGCAATCGTCGGACGAAGAGGAGGAAACGACCGGCGAGGGATGCCTGAGCAAAGTGTGCAATCCGGACGCAAAGCCACTCTCCCTGATGGAGGATTGGGATCTGTGGGATTACATGGACGAAAGTGAACTGAAGGAACGGTTAAAGGACCATCCACGGCTGCTGGAAGAGATTACCCGCAAACGAAAGCGGCGCAtgctggaggaggaggacggtgCGACGGCTCGCGAAGACGACGAGCTGTGCGATGTGATGAACCGGGCCATTAAGTGTGTCCGTACGGAAACGCCCAGTTTAACCAGTTAA
- the LOC3291848 gene encoding vitelline membrane protein 15a-1, whose protein sequence is MNSFIAITLLAVIGVAIAAPAKYGGGHAHHGGVVPGPAVVHTYPAVAPVVKCGHNLLVSCDPHHHPVPCKAAPAHHAGYGHHAPAPAPAYHHAPAPHYAPAAPAYHGAEEHGEYRAKHHKKHHKKHHGKGKSADNVGEAIDSSSEAM, encoded by the coding sequence ATGAACAGCTTCATTGCGATCACTCTGCTGGCCGTGATTGGGGTGGCCATTGCGGCTCCCGCCAAGTACGGCGGTGGACACGCCCACCATGGAGGAGTCGTGCCGGGACCGGCCGTCGTCCACACCTACCCGGCCGTCGCACCGGTGGTCAAGTGCGGCCACAATCTGCTGGTGAGCTGCGATCCCCACCATCACCCGGTGCCGTGCAAGGCTGCCCCGGCCCATCACGCCGGCTATGGACACCATGCACCGGCCCCTGCCCCGGCCTACCACCATGCGCCGGCTCCGCACTACGCCCCGGCCGCTCCCGCCTACCATGGTGCCGAGGAGCATGGTGAGTACCGCGCCAAGCACCACAAGAAGCACCACAAGAAGCACCACGGCAAGGGCAAGAGCGCCGACAACGTTGGAGAAGCGATCGACAGCAGCTCGGAGGCGATGTAA
- the LOC1279893 gene encoding uncharacterized protein LOC1279893, translating into MKNSTRTAVWLCLALLAITTAPSPVLSDEGDEQEQEAHTTQEAQVAQEEQATAPTPEANGEEGVGEGEATDTDGEEAAETDGANPGGMFVMQPINILLAPTACKPGYRVDHKGKCRPTL; encoded by the exons ATGAAGAACTCAACACGTACGGCAGTGTGGCTGTGCCTTGCACTGCTCGCGATCACCACTGCACCGTCGCCCGTTTTATCCGACGAAGGTgacgagcaggagcaggaaGCGCACACAACGCAGGAAGCGCAGGTGGCGCAGGAAGAGCAAGCTACCGCACCAACCCCGGAAGCCAATGGGGAAGAAGGTGTAGGTGAAGGTGAAGCAACCGATACGGATGGGGAAGAAGCCGCCGAAACGGACGGAGCGAACCCGGGCGGAATGTTCGTGATGCAGCCG ATCAACATACTGCTCGCACCGACCGCCTGCAAGCCGGGCTATCGTGTCGATCATAAGGGCAAGTGCCGGCCCACACTGTGA
- the LOC3291850 gene encoding uncharacterized protein LOC3291850 isoform X1: MAESATILNTPVDEQAQRDLASSEQDAQSVTSEESPYDTGYRSYRYGYRPSYNSDDEPEDDDEGEEDPYQELFMNAYRSAPQSSDEEEETTGEGCLSKVCNPDAKPLSLMEDWDLWDYMDESELKERLKDHPRLLEEITRKRKRRMLEEEDGATAREDDELCDVMNRAIKCVRTETPSLTS; this comes from the exons ATGGCGGAAAG cGCTACCATTCTGAACACCCCAGTAGATGAACAAGCCCAGCGAGACCTTGCTTCGTCCGAACAAGATGCCCAAAGCGTAACATCGGAAGAATCTCCCTACGACACAGGCTACCGAAGCTACCGCTATGGATACCGCCCGTCGTACAATTCCGATGACGAGCCGGAAGATGACGATGAGGGCGAGGAAGACCCGTACCAGGAGCTGTTTATGAATGCGTACCGCTCTGCACCGCAATCGTCGGACGAAGAGGAGGAAACGACCGGCGAGGGATGCCTGAGCAAAGTGTGCAATCCGGACGCAAAGCCACTCTCCCTGATGGAGGATTGGGATCTGTGGGATTACATGGACGAAAGTGAACTGAAGGAACGGTTAAAGGACCATCCACGGCTGCTGGAAGAGATTACCCGCAAACGAAAGCGGCGCAtgctggaggaggaggacggtgCGACGGCTCGCGAAGACGACGAGCTGTGCGATGTGATGAACCGGGCCATTAAGTGTGTCCGTACGGAAACGCCCAGTTTAACCAGTTAA
- the LOC133394106 gene encoding uncharacterized protein LOC133394106 yields the protein MAIKIGLLCLLSVVAARGALGQCGEEWYGRDPDLEYPSVEEQRSSRSYEEPSEEYYTVKQQRSLRTSRYTPAVYRYANDFRQDGEDSDWERYGAGRKSHYDVHKARSRKSYDSYGKSSRSDYTMKGAPVGKLYERKKTSRAAKYGGEGPAGPSYGKTTSLTYKAVAPKASCAQNLLIGCTPTVTRVPCSASSPHDGHAAGGVPYYPPAPMYQQPAPSAHHYGMPHPAPYGGYGPPPSSHYYPSPAASHGAPMHQQKEHFEYPTHHAKPSEDAHGYGPSYKAATPEDIPGFAAPVQEPLSESPKVPIISAFAKPSDPPTAGMPPVSSTQPSVNGTAAPATAGVEGETTSPKTPVGPALTPAPAVPQEENDEFWGSNAESSTDVAEGSTAR from the coding sequence ATGGCTATCAAGATCGGTTTGCTGTGTCTACTGTCGGTGGTGGCGGCCCGGGGGGCGTTAGGGCAGTGCGGTGAAGAGTGGTACGGTCGAGACCCGGACTTGGAGTACCCGAGTGTGGAGGAGCAGCGATCTTCCCGCAGCTACGAGGAACCGAGCGAGGAGTACTACACGGTGAAGCAGCAGCGTTCCCTGCGAACCAGCCGTTACACCCCAGCAGTCTACCGGTACGCCAATGACTTCCGGCAGGACGGTGAGGACAGTGACTGGGAGCGGTACGGTGCCGGGCGAAAGTCGCACTACGATGTGCACAAGGCACGCAGCCGCAAGTCGTACGATTCGTACGGCAAATCTTCCCGCAGTGATTACACCATGAAGGGAGCGCCCGTTGGGAAGTTGTACGAGCGCAAGAAGACAAGCCGAGCGGCCAAGTACGGTGGGGAAGGTCCAGCTGGACCGTCGTACGGCAAGACAACCTCGCTGACGTATAAAGCCGTTGCACCGAAGGCAAGCTGTGCGCAGAATTTACTGATCGGTTGTACGCCCACCGTGACGCGGGTTCCGTGCTCCGCGAGTTCCCCTCACGATGGTCATGCTGCGGGCGGTGTTCCATACTACCCGCCGGCTCCAATGTACCAGCAGCCTGCCCCGTCAGCTCATCATTATGGAATGCCTCACCCAGCACCGTATGGTGGGTATGGACCGCCACCATCGTCCCACTACTATCCCTCACCGGCAGCATCCCACGGAGCACCAATGCACCAGCAGAAAGAGCACTTCGAATACCCAACTCACCATGCCAAACCGTCCGAAGATGCCCACGGGTATGGCCCATCGTACAAAGCCGCCACACCGGAAGACATTCCCGGGTTTGCCGCACCCGTCCAGGAACCGCTGAGCGAATCGCCCAAGGTGCCGATCATCTCCGCCTTTGCCAAACCGTCCGATCCACCGACCGCCGGGATGCCACCGGTCAGCTCAACCCAACCGAGTGTCAATgggacagcagcaccagcaacagcaggagtGGAGGGCGAGACGACATCTCCCAAGACGCCGGTGGGGCCTGCGCTGACGCCCGCGCCAGCCGTCCCGCAGGAAGAAAACGATGAGTTCTGGGGCTCGAACGCGGAAAGTTCAACGGACGTTGCCGAGGGCTCCACGGCCCGGTGA